In Planctomonas sp. JC2975, the genomic stretch TGGGACCCCCGGCTCTCACGTTGCGCGTGGAAAGCGCCGAGCTCGAGGACAGACTCGACGCGCTGTTCGGTGAGGCTGAAGTACGCGAAGAGCTCGAGGACTTCAACCGGCGGGTGATCGAAGCACGTCGGCAGCTGCAGGGTGGCCCGCCTGTGATCACTCCGACTCGTGACGTCGAGGTCGAGGTGGCCGCCTGGCGTGAGCGTGCCGCGAAGAGACGGGAGGCGGCCCAGGCGGCGGAAGAGGAGCCGCCCACGACCGAGCGACCCGCTCGGTGGCGTCTGTGGCGGCGCCGGTGATGGTTCGTCGTTGAGTGCGGGCTGCCCGTCGCGGTACTGAGTGGAGCGTTCATGCAACGAGGTGGTCCGTATCCGGCGGGTCCGTGGCGCTATCTGTGGTGGCTGATCCGGGGCCAGGGATGGCGTGTCCTCCTCGGCGCGCTGCTCGGCAGCACGTGGATGGTCGGGTTGGCGGTGCCGCCGCTGTTGCTCTCGCTCGCCGTGGACGATGGCCTTCGGCGCAACCACGCCCTCGTCGCCGCTCAGCGCACGGTGGACTTCCTCGCGATCGGCCCGGACCAACACCCTGGTGATCAGCGGGCGGATGTCGCAGCGACTGTCTCCGACCCGGCATCCGGACTTCAGGTGAATCACGGAGAGTTCGCTGTGGTGGCCGCATCTGATCGTCGGGAGGCGAAGGCGATCCTCGAACGCCTCGCCGGCCTCGAACCGTCGGATGCCCGCTTAGGAGACACCCTCCTGTCGGATATCGACTCGGAGACGCTGAGGGCCAGCGTCCTTCCGCTAGAAGACAACGACTTCCTCTTCGCCGGCCGACTCCACGAGGTGATCTTCACCGATGGCAACGACACCGCCTCAGCCCGCGAACGAATCGCCGTCGCCTCAGGTATCGACGAGATCGTCCGCGGCCTCGACGAGGGCTGGGACACCGTAGTCCGCCTGCGCGGGGCGAACTTCTCCGGGGGTCAGCGGCAACGCCTGCGGCTGGCTCGAGCCATGGCTGCCAATCCGCCCGTGCTGCTGGGCCTCGATCCGCTCTCCGCGGTCGATGCGATCACCGAGACCCACGTGGTGCATCGTGTGCGGGATTCACGGCGTGGGATGACGACCGTGTTCTTCAGCGATTCCGCCACGGTGCTTGACGCAGCCGATGTCGTGCACTTCGTCGAAGACGGTCGCGTCGTGGCATCGGGAAGGGATCGGAGTCTTACCGCGTCGCACCCCGCCTACCGGGTCCTCGTGGCACGGGACACCTTGCGCGAGCCGAGGAGGCGAGCTGATGGCTGACCGAGAAGAGTCGGGATTCCCGATCGCGTCACCCAGGGAGCTGGTGAGGGCTGCAGGACGACTCATACGCGCACACTGCGGAATGTTCGCTCTGACGGTCGCCGTCGGTGTGGTTGCCGCCGCGCTCGCACTGGCACCACCGTGGCTGGCCGGAATCGTGATCGACAGTATCGAGTCCGGCAGCAGCGTTGCGGATGTCGACCGGTACGGGGCAGCACTGGTCGGACTTGCCGTGCTGCAGTTCGTCATCTCCCGGTACTCATTCCTCCTCACCGCACGATTCGGGCAGCGCGCGTCCCAACGCCTCCGGCGGTCGATGATCGATCGCGTGCTCGATCTCCCACCTCGCGTCGTCGACAACGCGGACACCGGCGACCTCTTGGTGCGATCCACTAGCGACACCGACAACGTGACCGGGATCCTCAGCAGCGCGGCACCACAGATGCTGATCTCGATCGTGCAAGTCGTGCTGACCTTCGTCTTCATCGCCATCCTGAGCCCTCTGCTGGCACTGGTGACCGTGATCGGGGTGCTCGGCATCGTGTTCGCAACCCGGTGGTACCTGGCCAGAGCGACATCCGCCTACCTGGACGAAGCCGCAGGACACGCGGGCCTCGCACAAAGCCTGATCGGAACCACGACCGGCGCTCGCACGGTCGAGCTCTACCGCCTCCAGCGTCAACGACGTGAAGACCTCGAGAAACGAGCCGCATCCGCACGCAGGTCGCAATTCGCGACGTTGCGACTGCGATCCGTGCTCTTCCCGTCGATCGACAGCTCCTACGTGATCGCCTTGGTGCTCGTGCTCGTCGTCGGTGCCGTGCTGTACCTGAACAACGCGATCGCGCTCGGGGCACTGATCGCGATCCTGCTCTACGTGCGTCAGATCAGCGGACCGTTCGACACCGTCCTGCTCTGGCTGGAGTCCCTGCAGAGCGGAATCGCATCGTTCGCCCGGGTCGAGGGCCTCGCCTCCGCCGGCGTTCGCACCGAATCCGCGGCCTCCGGTGCGCCGTCCGGATCGGACATCACCGTCACCGACGTGTCATACGCGTACGATCACGGCCCTGTCGTGCTGCAGGGCATCGACCTCGACATCCGGCAAGGCGAGCACCTCGTGATCGTCGGCGCCTCCGGTGCAGGTAAGTCGACCCTCGCCCGCCTTCTCGTCGGCATCGAAAAACCAACGACCGGTTCGGTCACGCTCGGCGGAATCGAAGCAAGCAGCCTGCCAGCGGATGTGCGCCGGGCCCACACGGCGCTCGTCACGCAGGAGCAGCACCTTTTCCACGACACCATCCGTACCAACCTCCTGCTGGCCCGCCCAACGGCCACCGACGAGGAGCTATTCACCGCGATGGAGAGCGTCGGCGCCGACTGGATCAACGACCTTCCAGCAGGCCTCGACACGACACTCGGTCCCGACAGCGACCTGGCCGGTGCTCACGCGCAGCAGATCGCACTTGCACGAGTGCTGCTCGCTGACCCACGAACGGTCGTGCTCGATGAGGCGACATCCCTCCTGACGCCTGGGGCCGCAAGCTCCATCGAGCTGTCGCTCTGGGCGGTGCTCAGGAATCGCACAGTGGTCTCGATCGCCCACCGTCTCAGCACCACACGGGACGCCGACCGCATCGCCGTCATGGACGCCGGCAGAATCCGCGAACTCGGCAACCACGACGAATTGCTCGATCAGGACGGGCTCTACACAGAACTCTGGAACTCCTGGAACTCAACGGCGACCACCATGGGTGGGCCGGTTGGGAGCGCCGACAACATCGGCTGAGGGCGTGCCGCCGACGAATCAGCGTGCGGAATGCCGTGCACCGCACGGTAGGGGACCGCACCCGCTTCGCCTGTGCTTCGATGGACCGATCACTCCGTCCGGACCCGAACGCTGCGTTGCCCTAGTCGTGCGCGATCTGCCTAGAGATACGACAGCAGAGCCGTCGCGAGTTCATCGGGATGCGACAGCATCGCGAGGTGACCACCCGGCACCGTGTCGGCGTCGATGCCGAGTCGATCACGAACGACACCGCGCATGAACCCCGACGGGAAGAACCGGTCGTCGGCGAAGATCAGCGCGTGCGTCGGCACGTCGGGCAGAGTGGGCAATGGCCAGGGCTGCGACCCTGGTGTCGCCGACTGGTGGCGTTCGAACACGGATGCCTGCCGAGGATCGACATCGGAGTAGAAGAGTGCGTTGAAGTCCCCGGATTCCGCCTGCCATCCGGTGTTCCCGAACCAGTCATCGCCCTTCTCTCCAGGTGACGGGATCATCGCTGAGGCGAACACGAGCGCCCGCACCCCCTGACGTGCCACGGCCAGCGGCGCGCTGAAGCCGCCGAAGGAATGAGCGACGATCACCGGGGCCGTGAGTCCGTAAGCGGCGTCCACGATGCGGTCTGCGTACTCCACGAGTCCGCAGCTGTCGTCCTCGCAGGGCAACTGCACGGGTACAGCGCGGTGGCCTCGATCGGCCAGTCGCTCTGCCAGTGGACCCCAGTATTCCGCATCGCATCCGGCGCCGGGCACGAGCACGAAATCCGCCATTCGACCACCCTTGCATGCCTTCCGACAATCCGATCGCGCCCAGTTGGCAGGGCGTGGTCGTCCCGACTCGGTCGAGCCGGCCCGGTCGTAGGGTTGCGGGATGAGCCAAGGGCTATGGGATCAGGCAGCGGAAGAGTTCGATGATGCTCCGGACCACGGGTTGACCGATCCGAGCGTGCGGGCCGCGTGGCGGGAGCTGCTCCTCGAGGTGCTGCCCGCTGGGCCGGCGCGGGTCGCCGACCTCGGCTGCGGCACGGGTACCCTGGCTCGGCTGTTGACGGATGCCGGCTACCGGGTCGACGGACTCGACTTCTCGCCCGAGATGATTCGGCGTGCACGAGAGAAAGTGCCAGAGGCTGAATTCTGGATCGGCGACGCCTCGACGCCGCCTCTGGAGCCCGGCACGTACGACGTCGTTCTGAGCCGACACGTTCTCTGGGCGATGCCCGATCCGACCTCCGCGTTCCACAAGTGGGTCGAACTGCTCAAGCCCCGAGGTGTCGTGGTCCTGATCGAGGGACGGTGGGGCTCGGCCGGCCTGACATCGGCCGCTGCGCGAAGGATCGTTCTCACGTCCCGTGCAGAAGCCACGGTCCGACCGATGACCGAGGCCATCTTCTGGGGCAAGGACATCGACGACGAGCGTTACATGATCACCAGTCTGCGGTAGCCAGGCGTATCCGCAACGCGATCGGCGACAGGGCGAGCGAATTCGGCACTCGTCTCGATCGCCCACGTCGCGCACGAAACCACGCAAGAGTCGGCTCCTGTTTCCGAGCCAGCGCAGCCGGCTCGGCGCTGGGGTCGCGGTGAAGGCCCACCGGGCCTTCACTCCAAGCTCCACCGCGCGTTCTTCCCAACCCTCAATCGCCCATAGTCTTTAACGCATGTCCAAAGTGCTCGCATCTCTTCCCGTCGGCGAACGTGTCGGCATCGCCTTCTCCGGGGGACTCGATACCTCCGTTGCGGTGGCATGGATGCGCGAGAAGGGTGCCGTGCCCTGCACCTACACGGCCGACCTGGGTCAGCCGGACGAGCCCGATGTGGATGTCATCCCTGGCCGTGCTGCGCAGTACGGAGCCGAGCTCTCCAGGCTCGTCGACTGCAAGCTTCCGCTCGTCGAGGAGGGGCTGGTGGCGCTGCAGTGCGGTGCCTTCCACATCCGCTCCGGTGGCAAGACGTACTTCAACACGACGCCCCTCGGACGTGCAGTGACGGGCACGCTGCTCGTGCGCGCCATGCTCGAGGACGGCGTGGAGATCTGGGGCGACGGATCCACCTACAAGGGCAACGACATCGAGCGGTTCTACCGCTACGGCCTGATGGCCAACCCGCGTCTTCGCATCTACAAGCCGTGGCTGGACCGCGACTTCGTCTCCGAGCTCGGCGGACGCAAGGAGATGAGCGAGTGGCTGCAGGCGCGCGACCTGCCGTACCGTGCATCCGTGGAGAAGGCGTACTCGACCGACGCGAACATCTGGGGCGCCACCCACGAGGCGAAGCTGCTCGAGCAGCTCGACACCCCGATGACCATCGTCGAGCCCATCATGGGCGTGCCGTTCTGGCGGGATGACGTGCAGATCGCATCCGAGGATGTCACCGTTCGCTTCGAGCAGGGACGTCCCGTCGCCATCAACGGAGTCGAGTACGACGACCCGGTGGCACTCGTGCTGGAGGCGAATGCCATCGGCGGCCGCCACGGCCTCGGCATGAGCGACCAGATCGAGAACCGGATCATCGAGGCGAAGAGCCGCGGCATCTACGAGGCACCGGCCATGGCGCTGCTGCACATCACGTACGAGCGCCTGCTGAACGCGATCCACAACGAAGACACCGTCGCGAATTACCACAACGAGGGCCGTCGGCTCGGGCGTCTGATGTACGAAGGACGCTGGTTCGACCCGCAGTCGCTCATGCTGCGGGAGAGCATCCAGCGCTGGGTCGGATCCGCCATCACCGGCGAGGTCACGCTGCGCCTGCGCCGCGGCGACGACTACTCGATCCTCAACACGCAGGGCCCTGCGCTCAGCTACCACCCCGACAAGCTCTCCATGGAGCGCGTCGGCGATGCCGCATTCGAGCCGGAGGACCGCATCGGCCAGCTGACCATGCGCAACCTGGACATCGCAGACTCGCGCGCGCGCCTCGAGCAGTACTCGGCGGCCGGCGTGATCGGCGGAGCGACCGCGCAGCTGGTCGGCAGGCTGGACACCGGCGACGCCGCGGAGATCGCGGCCGGCCTGCCGGAGACCACCGAGCAGGTCGAACTGGATGCCGCGAACGAGGGCGCCGCGTTCGACCTCGGCGCCGACTGACCCGTCCGCATCCGCGGGTCGCGCCCGCCCAACCGCTGCTCCGCGCCGAGGGGTGACCCCAGCGACTTGCTGCGCGGACGAGCGGTCAGCTCGCGGAGTCGCCCGGCTTGCGCTGTTCCAGCGCAGCCCTACGGCGGTGGTCTTCCTCGATCTCGCGCTCCAGATCCGCGAGCTGCTCCTCCGTCGACCGGCCGTCACGGGACGGCACGGGGTGCACCGTCACGTGCGCTGTGCCCATCGGCATGCGTCCGGGTGCGAAGCTCGCGGTGCGGCGGGGCATCCGGATGGGGCGCGATGTCGACTCGTAGGAACGCCCCAGCGCGAACCAGAGCACGGAGCCGATGAGCGGCAAGAAGATGATGAGGAGCACCCACGCCACCTTGGGCAGGAACTTGATGCGGCTGTCATCCAGCCGGATCACGTCGATGAGCGCGACCAGCAACAGGATCAGAAAGGCGATGGACAGCCAGGGCATGGGATCACCCTAGGGATGCGGACGCCGCACGTCGAGCGCCGGCGTGCCGACGCGGCACCGCGCCGGGTGCTGTGCGCATCCGGCGCGGTGCTGGAGCGCACCGATCACGAGACTCAGAACAGTCCAGCTCGGAGGGACTGCACCCTGGCGAGTGCCTGCTTGTAGTGCCCTGGGTTGAGCGTCTTGTCCTGGAGGGCGGCCGTCATCGCGTCGAGCGCATCCGTGCCCTGCTGCATGTCGCGTGAAGAGCACAACAGCACATCCATCCCGGCCTGCGCGGCCAGCAGGGACCGCTGGCCCGTGTCTCCGAACGCATCGATCGCACCGGCTTCGAGCGCATCCGTGATGGTGACCCCCGTGAAGCCGAGCCGACCGCGCAACTCGTTCTGCACGATCGTGGTCGACAGGCCGGCGGGGTAGACGGCATCCAGCGCAGGATACGTCGCCCACGACGTCATCACGAGTTGCACTCCCGCAGCGATCGCCGGCACGAACGCGGACTCGTCGACGCTGCGCAGTTCGTCAAGGGACTGGGTCAGCGTGACCGGTCCCAGGTCGGTGTTCTGGGCCTGCGTGGCCGCACCGAGGCCGGGGAAATGCTTGGCCGTCGCCGCCACTCCGGCGCCCTGCTGGGCCGTCACCATCTCGGCGCCGAGGCGTCCGGCGATGACCGGATCCGAGCTGTACGACCGCCCGAACTGGTCGTCGAAGTTCCCGGGCACGCGGAACACGTCGAGCACAGGAGCGAGGTTCAGGTTCATGCCCGCGCTGCGGAGGGACGCAGCTGCGCCTGCCCCGGCCGCTGTGGCCGCGGCATCCGGGTCGGGCTGCAGACCGATCTGCTTCTCGGAGAGGATCGGCTCCATGCCCTTGAGCCGACGGACGATGCCGCCCTCCTGGTCGGTCATGAGGAGGAGCGGCTCCTTGATCGGCGAGGCCGCCTGCGCTGCGCGAAGCTGAGCGACGACGCCAGCGATCTGGGCGAGGTTGAGGATGTTCTCCCCGAAGAAGATCACGCCGCCCACTTCTCCGGCCGTGATGCCGTCGAGGAGCGACTGCGGCGGGGTGGGGCCAGGGTACGAGAAGATCACGCGCTGGCCGGCCTGCTGGCGTGGTGTCAGTTTCGCCCACCATGGCGGTGCCGCCATGGACGGTGCAGCGCCCGCTGCGATGCCTGCCCCAGCGAGCGCGACGCCGGCCACTGCACCCACGCCCGCTGCAAGCACGGTACGTCTGGACATTTCGCGACCGCGAGCCGAGCGGACGAACGATCCGCCGTGGAGTCCGGACGCGGCTGCGGCCGATCGGTCGGATTCGGATGATGCGGAAATCATGCTCACTCCTTACTGCGCCGCAACGCTGCGGGCACGTTCTCGACCTTGGCCCTGCCCCCGGATGGGTGTCAAGGGCTTCTGGTAATCATCTTCATGGCCGGATACATCCATGGAGATGGTTTTTGCGCTCAGGCGGCGAGGAGTCCCAGGGTGTCGATCACGCGGTTGGAGAAGCCCCACTCGTTGTCGTACCAGGACGCCACCTTCACATGACGGCCGCGGACCATCGTCAGACCGGCGTCGAAGATGGACGACGCCGGGTTGCCGGTGATGTCGGTGGAGACGAGCGGGTCGGTCGAGTGCTCCAAGATGCCTGCGAGAGGCCCGTCCGCCGCCGCCCGGTACGCCTCGTTCACCGATTCGACCGTCACCTCGCGTTCGACAGTCACATTGAGCTCGACCAGGGATCCCACGGGGACGGGGACGCGCACCGAGTATCCGTCGAGGCGACCGTCCAGTCGGGGCAGAACCTTGCCGATCGCCTTGGCCGCACCGGTCGTCGTCGGCGCGATGTTCAGCGCCGCCGCGCGTGCGCGACGCGGGTCTCGGTGCGGGCCATCCTGCAGATTCTGCTCCTGCGTGTAGGCGTGGATCGTGGTCATGAAGCCACCCTCGATCCCGGCGAAGTCGTCCAGTACCGCGGCGAGCGGTGCGAGCGCGTTCGTCGTGCACGACGCGTTCGAGACGATGCGGTGCGCGGCGGGGTCGTACGCCTGCTCGTTGACCCCGTACGCGAGCGTCACGTCGGCGTCGGGCGAAGGGGCGCTGATCAGCACTCGGCGGGCACCGGCATCCAGGTGAGCAGCGGATGCCCCGCCTGAGGTGAGCCTGCCAGTCGCCTCGAGCACGACCGAGACTCCGAGCTCGCGCCAGGGCAGCTTGGCCGGATCGCGCTCAGCAGTGACCGCGATCGGCCTGCCATCCACGATGATGCTGTTCTCGCCGACCTCGACCGTGCCGGGGAAGCGTCCGAGCGTGCTGTCGAACCTGAGCAGCTGCGCGAGCGACGCCGGGTCGGTGAGGTCGTTGACGGCGACGATCTCGAACTCCGGATGCCGCTCAAAGGCCGCCCGGAACACGTTGCGGCCGATGCGACCGAATCCGTTGATGGCGACGCGTGCTGTGGACATGATGACGTTCCTCTCGTGGTGCCCGCGTTCCTGGCTCGGCTTCGTGTCAGCGGATGGATCCGAACGGGACGCCATCAAGCCTCTGCGGACGGACGCAGACCCACGATCGGCAGGAAAGACGCAGACCGAAGCTTTTCGGCCATGAGCTCCCGGCGGGCCGGCTCGCCCTCTTAGCGCCCCCTCGCCCCTGCGCAGCGTGCAGTAACCGGGCGGCCCGGCGGTAAGACGCGAATCGAAGGGCGAGTGCCCTCACACCGCGAGGGAGAGTTCCTCCGGCTCCTGGGCCGGGAATGGGGCGCGATCCGCGAAGGTCTTGCGATACGCGCTCGGCGAGGTCCCGAGGATCCGCTTGAAGTGGTCGCGAAGGTTCGTGGCGGTGCCGAGCCCGGTCTGCGCGGCGATCTGGTCGACGCCGAGATCCGTCGCCTCCAGCAGTTCCCTGGCCAGATCCACTCGGGCGCGGAGCAGCCACTGCAGCGGGGTGTACCCGGTGTCGTCGATGAACCGTCTGGAGAACGTTCGCGATGAGACGTTCGCGTGGCGTGCGAGATCCGTCACCGTGATCGGCTCGGTCAGGCGCTGGAGCGCCCACTCCCTCGTGCGGGCGAAGACCTCACCGCGCGGCTCGGGCAACGTGCGCGGCACGAACTGCGCCTGCCCACCGCTGCGATACGGCGCGGCGACGATCGCCCTGGCGACCCGGTTCGACGCGTGCACCCCGAAGTCGCGGCGCACGATGTGCAGGCACAGGTCGATTCCGGATGCCACACCCGCCGAGGTCAGGATGTCGCCGTCATCCACGAAGAGAACGTTGCGGTTGAGCCGCACCAGCGGATACGCCTGCTCGAACATGGCGGCCCGGTGCCAGTGCGTAGTGGCGGTGCGTCCGTCGAGCAGGCCGGCGGCGGCGAGCGCGAAGGCCCCGGTGCAGATGGAGACGATGCGGGAGCCCCGGGCGTGGGCATCCCGAAGCGCTGTCAGGATGCTCTGATCCCAGTCCCTCAGCTGGTCGTTGAATCCGGGCACGACGACGGTACCCGCCGTGGTGAGCGCCTCGAGGCCGTGATCGACGCCGATGCGGATGCCGGCATCCGTCTCCACATCTCCCGCGTGCCGCCCGCACACGACGCGCTCGTACGGCACGCCGTCCCGCGGCTTGAACACCTGGATCGGGATGGCGACGTCCATCGGCACTGCTCCCGGAAGAACGAGGATGGCGACGCGATGCGGATCGAGCATGATGACCCCCTTGGCAGCAATCCTACGCACATGATCTTTTCCGCCATGAGGCAAGCGGGCGCGCGGACACGGGCCTCGGGTGAAGTGCTCGTCGAGCGGCTTGTCGTCAGGACGCCGTCGGCGACGCCGTGCTGACTCCCACAGTCCCGAACGGGAAGGGGGAGATCCACGTGCCGGGGTTCGGCCAGCCCTCCAGCGGCAGAGCGAAGAACCAGGTGTCGGCGATCACGATCGCACCGATGGCCATCAGCACGACGACGAGGGATGCGCGCCGGAACATCCGCGAAGCCGCCTCCTCGTCCGCGGCCCTGGTCAGCACTCGGTGCACCGCGAAGAAGAAGGCTGCCGCGATCACCGCGTAGAAGAAC encodes the following:
- a CDS encoding DUF1992 domain-containing protein, with translation MTEDPRIAAVRRGYRRRRSSDGSVRDETSAPDDDGQQAVTAAQYSDLRAAMVETELQLAIRRGEFDNLPGAGKPLTGLGRPHDEDWWIRRKIETEKLSGLGPPALTLRVESAELEDRLDALFGEAEVREELEDFNRRVIEARRQLQGGPPVITPTRDVEVEVAAWRERAAKRREAAQAAEEEPPTTERPARWRLWRRR
- a CDS encoding ABC transporter ATP-binding protein; its protein translation is MQRGGPYPAGPWRYLWWLIRGQGWRVLLGALLGSTWMVGLAVPPLLLSLAVDDGLRRNHALVAAQRTVDFLAIGPDQHPGDQRADVAATVSDPASGLQVNHGEFAVVAASDRREAKAILERLAGLEPSDARLGDTLLSDIDSETLRASVLPLEDNDFLFAGRLHEVIFTDGNDTASARERIAVASGIDEIVRGLDEGWDTVVRLRGANFSGGQRQRLRLARAMAANPPVLLGLDPLSAVDAITETHVVHRVRDSRRGMTTVFFSDSATVLDAADVVHFVEDGRVVASGRDRSLTASHPAYRVLVARDTLREPRRRADG
- a CDS encoding ABC transporter ATP-binding protein — translated: MADREESGFPIASPRELVRAAGRLIRAHCGMFALTVAVGVVAAALALAPPWLAGIVIDSIESGSSVADVDRYGAALVGLAVLQFVISRYSFLLTARFGQRASQRLRRSMIDRVLDLPPRVVDNADTGDLLVRSTSDTDNVTGILSSAAPQMLISIVQVVLTFVFIAILSPLLALVTVIGVLGIVFATRWYLARATSAYLDEAAGHAGLAQSLIGTTTGARTVELYRLQRQRREDLEKRAASARRSQFATLRLRSVLFPSIDSSYVIALVLVLVVGAVLYLNNAIALGALIAILLYVRQISGPFDTVLLWLESLQSGIASFARVEGLASAGVRTESAASGAPSGSDITVTDVSYAYDHGPVVLQGIDLDIRQGEHLVIVGASGAGKSTLARLLVGIEKPTTGSVTLGGIEASSLPADVRRAHTALVTQEQHLFHDTIRTNLLLARPTATDEELFTAMESVGADWINDLPAGLDTTLGPDSDLAGAHAQQIALARVLLADPRTVVLDEATSLLTPGAASSIELSLWAVLRNRTVVSIAHRLSTTRDADRIAVMDAGRIRELGNHDELLDQDGLYTELWNSWNSTATTMGGPVGSADNIG
- a CDS encoding alpha/beta hydrolase, which translates into the protein MADFVLVPGAGCDAEYWGPLAERLADRGHRAVPVQLPCEDDSCGLVEYADRIVDAAYGLTAPVIVAHSFGGFSAPLAVARQGVRALVFASAMIPSPGEKGDDWFGNTGWQAESGDFNALFYSDVDPRQASVFERHQSATPGSQPWPLPTLPDVPTHALIFADDRFFPSGFMRGVVRDRLGIDADTVPGGHLAMLSHPDELATALLSYL
- a CDS encoding class I SAM-dependent methyltransferase, giving the protein MSQGLWDQAAEEFDDAPDHGLTDPSVRAAWRELLLEVLPAGPARVADLGCGTGTLARLLTDAGYRVDGLDFSPEMIRRAREKVPEAEFWIGDASTPPLEPGTYDVVLSRHVLWAMPDPTSAFHKWVELLKPRGVVVLIEGRWGSAGLTSAAARRIVLTSRAEATVRPMTEAIFWGKDIDDERYMITSLR
- the argG gene encoding argininosuccinate synthase, which codes for MSKVLASLPVGERVGIAFSGGLDTSVAVAWMREKGAVPCTYTADLGQPDEPDVDVIPGRAAQYGAELSRLVDCKLPLVEEGLVALQCGAFHIRSGGKTYFNTTPLGRAVTGTLLVRAMLEDGVEIWGDGSTYKGNDIERFYRYGLMANPRLRIYKPWLDRDFVSELGGRKEMSEWLQARDLPYRASVEKAYSTDANIWGATHEAKLLEQLDTPMTIVEPIMGVPFWRDDVQIASEDVTVRFEQGRPVAINGVEYDDPVALVLEANAIGGRHGLGMSDQIENRIIEAKSRGIYEAPAMALLHITYERLLNAIHNEDTVANYHNEGRRLGRLMYEGRWFDPQSLMLRESIQRWVGSAITGEVTLRLRRGDDYSILNTQGPALSYHPDKLSMERVGDAAFEPEDRIGQLTMRNLDIADSRARLEQYSAAGVIGGATAQLVGRLDTGDAAEIAAGLPETTEQVELDAANEGAAFDLGAD
- a CDS encoding PLD nuclease N-terminal domain-containing protein — its product is MPWLSIAFLILLLVALIDVIRLDDSRIKFLPKVAWVLLIIFLPLIGSVLWFALGRSYESTSRPIRMPRRTASFAPGRMPMGTAHVTVHPVPSRDGRSTEEQLADLEREIEEDHRRRAALEQRKPGDSAS
- a CDS encoding glycoside hydrolase family 3 N-terminal domain-containing protein produces the protein MISASSESDRSAAAASGLHGGSFVRSARGREMSRRTVLAAGVGAVAGVALAGAGIAAGAAPSMAAPPWWAKLTPRQQAGQRVIFSYPGPTPPQSLLDGITAGEVGGVIFFGENILNLAQIAGVVAQLRAAQAASPIKEPLLLMTDQEGGIVRRLKGMEPILSEKQIGLQPDPDAAATAAGAGAAASLRSAGMNLNLAPVLDVFRVPGNFDDQFGRSYSSDPVIAGRLGAEMVTAQQGAGVAATAKHFPGLGAATQAQNTDLGPVTLTQSLDELRSVDESAFVPAIAAGVQLVMTSWATYPALDAVYPAGLSTTIVQNELRGRLGFTGVTITDALEAGAIDAFGDTGQRSLLAAQAGMDVLLCSSRDMQQGTDALDAMTAALQDKTLNPGHYKQALARVQSLRAGLF
- the gap gene encoding type I glyceraldehyde-3-phosphate dehydrogenase gives rise to the protein MSTARVAINGFGRIGRNVFRAAFERHPEFEIVAVNDLTDPASLAQLLRFDSTLGRFPGTVEVGENSIIVDGRPIAVTAERDPAKLPWRELGVSVVLEATGRLTSGGASAAHLDAGARRVLISAPSPDADVTLAYGVNEQAYDPAAHRIVSNASCTTNALAPLAAVLDDFAGIEGGFMTTIHAYTQEQNLQDGPHRDPRRARAAALNIAPTTTGAAKAIGKVLPRLDGRLDGYSVRVPVPVGSLVELNVTVEREVTVESVNEAYRAAADGPLAGILEHSTDPLVSTDITGNPASSIFDAGLTMVRGRHVKVASWYDNEWGFSNRVIDTLGLLAA
- a CDS encoding helix-turn-helix domain-containing protein, producing MLDPHRVAILVLPGAVPMDVAIPIQVFKPRDGVPYERVVCGRHAGDVETDAGIRIGVDHGLEALTTAGTVVVPGFNDQLRDWDQSILTALRDAHARGSRIVSICTGAFALAAAGLLDGRTATTHWHRAAMFEQAYPLVRLNRNVLFVDDGDILTSAGVASGIDLCLHIVRRDFGVHASNRVARAIVAAPYRSGGQAQFVPRTLPEPRGEVFARTREWALQRLTEPITVTDLARHANVSSRTFSRRFIDDTGYTPLQWLLRARVDLARELLEATDLGVDQIAAQTGLGTATNLRDHFKRILGTSPSAYRKTFADRAPFPAQEPEELSLAV